The bacterium genome includes a region encoding these proteins:
- a CDS encoding DUF4160 domain-containing protein has translation MPEISRFLGIIISMYYNEHTPPHFHAKYGEFRASFSINELKIIEGTLPKRIISLVLEWAFQHRNELLEDWELVKRKEELKKIEPLE, from the coding sequence ATGCCAGAAATTTCCAGATTTTTAGGAATAATAATTTCGATGTATTATAATGAACATACACCGCCCCATTTCCATGCTAAATACGGTGAGTTTAGGGCATCTTTTTCTATAAATGAATTAAAAATTATTGAAGGGACTTTGCCTAAAAGAATAATTTCTCTAGTTCTGGAATGGGCTTTCCAACATAGAAATGAACTGCTTGAAGATTGGGAATTGGTTAAAAGAAAAGAAGAACTCAAAAAGATTGAACCTTTAGAATAG
- a CDS encoding DUF2442 domain-containing protein: MHWITDVKYVDGHKLKVKFENNEYKIVDLKSHLDGKIFEPLKDISYFKNVTLNKDIDTVVWPNNADFSPDFLYEVGQTIK, translated from the coding sequence ATGCATTGGATAACTGATGTAAAATATGTTGACGGACATAAATTAAAAGTAAAATTTGAAAATAATGAATATAAGATAGTCGATTTAAAATCACATCTTGACGGAAAAATATTTGAGCCTTTAAAAGATATCTCATATTTTAAAAATGTAACTCTCAATAAAGATATAGATACTGTAGTTTGGCCAAATAATGCTGATTTCTCACCTGATTTCCTCTACGAAGTAGGACAGACTATTAAATAG